The Brachyspira hyodysenteriae ATCC 27164 sequence ATACATTATGCTTTTTACATATATCGAAAGTTTTATCTATTTCCTCATCAGTCCATACTCTTCCGGCAGGATTATGAGGATTACAAAATATCATCAATTTAACATTATTTTTTACTATATCATCTTCTAATTTATTAAAATCTATGCTAAATACTCCATTATCATTTTTAAGTTCGCATTTTACTAATTTTCTTTCATTGTCCTTAACAGCATTATGAAAAGGATAATAAACAGGAGTAAGTATAACAACGCTATCTCCTTTATTAGTGAAAGCATTAACAAGCCAATACAAAGCTGTAACAACACCAGTAGAAAAAGATATCCATTCTTCTTTCAAATCAATATTATATCTGCTTTTCTGCCAATTGAAAAATGCTTCAAAATAACTATCCCATAAAACTGTATAACCAAAAACTCCATGAGCTACTCTTTTATTCAAAGCATCAAGAACTTCATCAGGAGCTTTAAACTCCATATCAGCAACCCACATAGGTAAAAGTCCATCAACTTTAAATCTCCTATCTTTTAAAGTTTCCCATTTTTGAGAGTTGGTTCCTTCTCTAGTTACCAAATATTTGCTGTTAAATTCTTCTACGGTCATAAAATAATCCTTTATAATATAATTATGGTATATATATTAGTATATATATTTATTAAGAGATATCAATAAAATTAGTATTTTATATTAATTTATTTTATAAAGAATAAAAAATATATGAAAGTTTTTATATTTTAAATTGAATAATATAATCTATATAGAAAATATATCTTTTATAATATAAACAAAATCATTCTTTGGAAACTTATTCATATTTATTACATTTTCTATTGCATCAGCGAAATACAATTTATTTTGACTAGGTAAATATGATATGCTGAATATTTGTGCATTGCTGTTTAATAATTTTTCTTTTGTATATCCATATTCAGACATTTCGATCATTCGGCTTGGTATATTATCACCATAGAAAAGAAAAACGGCATGATTATATAATTTAGCTTTTACTATTTTGTCTTTATCGTTATCATCTTTTTTGAAAAGTTTTTGATTATCATCTACATATAAATCAAATATTTCATTAAGTTCATTTCTTATATTGTTTAGAACAGCCTCTCCGTCTTTATCAATATCAACTAGAAAAAAATAGTAAGCATGTATTATAATAGATTTTTTATTTTTTATAACATCAGCATTTATAAAAACTCTTGATGAATTAATTGAATACATACTATAACCAAAATATCTTAATCTGTCTATTATATTTTCTTTGCTTACTGTTTTATTTATATTATGCTCTAATATAGAATTATTTTTTATGAATAATAATTTTCTTTTATTAATATTAGAAGCATCAATATATAAAAATACGAGTGTTATTATTTCAAGTATTATTAAAATTATAGTTATATATATTTGATTATTGTTATAGATTGAAAAGAAAATTAAGTTGGCAAACGCTATGGCTATTACACCATAAACGCTTGCCCTTAATAACTCTTTTTTGAAGGAGAACAGCTTATTATTGTTCATTATTACTAATTTATTTGATGAATTTATTATCTATAAGTAGTTACTTCTTGATAAGCTCTTACAGCTCTATCAATTACAGCCTTTGTAAAGCTAAGAGATAATTCTGCTTCAGCAATGGCGTTCATTACATCTGATACATCAACCTGATCCGGTCTAATACCAGCTTGAACTATTATATTATCTCTGTCAACCTGCTTCTGATTTACAGCATCAATAGCATCGCTTAACATTGTACCGAAATTGCTTATTAAATCATTGCTTGAACTTCTTCTTAACTGCTGAGCAGGTCCATAATGTCTAGGGTCAGTAGTTTTTAGTACGAATCCGTAATTATCTCCTACATTACCTGTTCTTGTATTGTTCATACTATAAGCATTCATTACATTATTAATATTCATAAAAATATCCTTAAAATATTATTGCTGTCGTAAAAAATTAATATCTTATTATATTCAAAGCACTTCCAAACATAGTTTTAGCTGACTGAATCATAGTAGAGTTTGCCTCATAAGCTCTTGAAGCTTCCATCATATCAACCATTTCTGTAACAGGGTTAACGTTTGGCATTTCTACATAACCAGCTTTTTCACCATATTTGATAGCATCAGGGTGAGAAGGATCATATACGAATCTAGTTGCAGTTTCCATATCCTTTTCTATGCTGAATACTCTTACTCCTGTACCAACATTAGGCTGTAAAGCATCTGGTAAAAATGGGCTTCTGTATTTATTGCCGTCATCTCTAGGCTTGAATATTACTCTGCTTCTTCTAAAAGCTCCGCCCTCTGTAGTTCTTGTTGTATTAACATTTGCTATATTATCAGCTATAACATCTAATCTAGTTCTTTGAGCAGTTAAACCGCTTCCTGATGTATTTATAATTGAAAATATTCCCATTTCTGTTACTCCTTTAAGAATTTAAATAATACTAATCAAGCATTACCTATCATTCTTCTGATTTCTCTATATTGAGCATTAACTATTTGTGTAAACATTTGATATCTTAAAGTGTTTTTAGCTTCTTCAGCCATTTCTTTATCTATATCAACATTGTTTTTATCATTTCTATAGCTAGTATCATAATCTACTGTAATAGTAGGTGAAACTTGTTTATAATCCATAGGCATATGAAAAGGAAAATGTCTTGAATCAGTTCTTTTAGCTTCCATACCATTATAATTTTCACTATCTAAAGCTCTAGCAAGCTGATATTCAAAAGTTACATCGCTTCTTTTGAAATTAGGTGTAGATACATTTGCTATATTATCGGCTATAACCTCAGCTCTAAGTCCATAAACATTTAAAAGCTTCTTGGCTACTGTCATAGTTTTAGCATAGGTTGTATCAGCAAACATACTCATAGTTATAACCTCTAAATTATAAAATTATACTTATGAATATTGTCGGTTTAATGAAAAAGTGCTTTAATATTTTTTTAGGATTATATTATGTAAATTATATAGGTATATACCTAAACAACTATATTTTGCCAATTTTAATTTTATTGTTTGTGGTGGCTTTACCCACCACTCTGCGTACTTCGTAACATCCACACTTCTTTTGCCGACACTGTGCGTGCCTTCGGCAGGCGAGAAGCTTATATCATCGATAAACTCGGATACGCTTCGCGAAAGGCTACATTTGGATTTAATTTAATAAAATATCTTACATGTAATACAATTTTAATATAATTTACTACTAATTTTATACTTGCACTTTCGCGAAGCGTGCCTGCGGCAGCAACTTTGACGAAGTCCACCTGCGGTGTGCGGCGGGAAAAAGTTGAATAAAAAAATTGACAAACTTAAAAATTTCAGTATATATTAATTTAACAATCAATATCGTAAAATACTATTTTATAAAATGTATTATAATTAGATTAAATTTTATATTTTTATTTGAAATACAAACTATTCATAACTTCTTTAGCGAATGATATTAAATTACTGCTTACTATAACAGTTGATGATATTGTAAGTATGATAGATTCTTCACCCTTACCCACTACAGTTATGGCATTAAAGAAATCATTTTTATTTATCTTTGAAATGAATATATACTCTGCAAATAGATCATTATATTTTTCTCTTTGTCTTATGGATATAGGTGTAATTATAGAGTAAAGCTCCCCTCTTCTGCTTCTAAATCCGTCAAAAAGCTCTTTTATAGCAGCTTCATCATATTTTTTATCGCTATAGCTGATGATTATTGATATTCTCTTATCAGGACTTTCTATTTTTAATAAAGATCCTTCTATAGAGGCATCGAAATTTTCCGGAACTAATAAATTAAATCTGTCAGGATTAGCCTGTATTGCTGTTAATCTTCCTGTATCAAATTTTGAATTATCTATTAAATATTTTATATTATTTATTCTGTTTATTATGTTTGAATCATTTTTATTTATAGTTAATGCTCTGTCTAAAATATTTAAAGCATCATCATATTTATATAATGCCCTATAAGCTACAGACATATTAATCATAGATAAAACATCTTCATTATCTATAGATATTGCTTTTTTATATTTTTCTATAGCCTCATTATGTTTTCCTTCTATAGAAAGAAGAATTCCATACTGTCCGTAAACACTAGAATCAGCATTTCCGAAAGATATTAGCTTTTCTATTACATTCTTTGCTTCTTCATATTCATAAGTGCTTATAAGTGCCTCTATCTTATTTTCAAGTAAATCCTTATCATCTTTTATAAAATTAAGAGCATTATCAATCAATTCTATTACTGATTTGAAATCATTTTCTTCATAATATATATCTATTAAAACTAAATATCCATATTTATATTGATTATCTTTTTTTATAAGTTCTAAAGCTAATTTTTTGGCATAAGAAATATTATTTATATCTATAAGTTTGTTAATT is a genomic window containing:
- a CDS encoding MalY/PatB family protein, encoding MTVEEFNSKYLVTREGTNSQKWETLKDRRFKVDGLLPMWVADMEFKAPDEVLDALNKRVAHGVFGYTVLWDSYFEAFFNWQKSRYNIDLKEEWISFSTGVVTALYWLVNAFTNKGDSVVILTPVYYPFHNAVKDNERKLVKCELKNDNGVFSIDFNKLEDDIVKNNVKLMIFCNPHNPAGRVWTDEEIDKTFDICKKHNVYIISDEIHQDINLGVRPFISALSIKNKDKYIDKLIVLTSASKTFNLACLLNSHIVIPDEKMRDIYNKYVNTVNRTELSLLGMVATEAAYKYGSDWLDGLLKTLKRNYEYMRDELKAKVPDIITTPLEGTYLAFMDLRKVVNPDRVKEFIQDDCKIAIDFGEWFSDNCKGFIRVNLATDFKYIEEFVNKVSSQLKNKNYK
- the fliE gene encoding flagellar hook-basal body complex protein FliE, with product MNINNVMNAYSMNNTRTGNVGDNYGFVLKTTDPRHYGPAQQLRRSSSNDLISNFGTMLSDAIDAVNQKQVDRDNIIVQAGIRPDQVDVSDVMNAIAEAELSLSFTKAVIDRAVRAYQEVTTYR
- the flgC gene encoding flagellar basal body rod protein FlgC, yielding MGIFSIINTSGSGLTAQRTRLDVIADNIANVNTTRTTEGGAFRRSRVIFKPRDDGNKYRSPFLPDALQPNVGTGVRVFSIEKDMETATRFVYDPSHPDAIKYGEKAGYVEMPNVNPVTEMVDMMEASRAYEANSTMIQSAKTMFGSALNIIRY
- the flgB gene encoding flagellar basal body rod protein FlgB — encoded protein: MSMFADTTYAKTMTVAKKLLNVYGLRAEVIADNIANVSTPNFKRSDVTFEYQLARALDSENYNGMEAKRTDSRHFPFHMPMDYKQVSPTITVDYDTSYRNDKNNVDIDKEMAEEAKNTLRYQMFTQIVNAQYREIRRMIGNA
- a CDS encoding tetratricopeptide repeat protein, which produces MTENINNIYDNAAIDEDIKDIIKENNDIIAEKINKLIDINNISYAKKLALELIKKDNQYKYGYLVLIDIYYEENDFKSVIELIDNALNFIKDDKDLLENKIEALISTYEYEEAKNVIEKLISFGNADSSVYGQYGILLSIEGKHNEAIEKYKKAISIDNEDVLSMINMSVAYRALYKYDDALNILDRALTINKNDSNIINRINNIKYLIDNSKFDTGRLTAIQANPDRFNLLVPENFDASIEGSLLKIESPDKRISIIISYSDKKYDEAAIKELFDGFRSRRGELYSIITPISIRQREKYNDLFAEYIFISKINKNDFFNAITVVGKGEESIILTISSTVIVSSNLISFAKEVMNSLYFK